In bacterium, the genomic stretch TACGCTCCCGCGATATCGTAAATCGGCAGCAAGATCGCTGCCACCAAAATCGCGGCTGCAACGCCCAGCGCCAAAATGATCATCGGCTCGATAAGCGAAGATATGTTTTCAACCACGCCATTTACGTCTTTGCCGTAAAAATAAGCGATTTTTTTCAAAACCACGTCGAGCTTGCCTGTTTTTTCGCCAATTCTCATCATCGTCACCACCATCGGCGGCACCAATTTCTCGTTTTTCTTAAAAACCGAACTTATTGTTTCTCCGGTTTTAACTTTTTTTACCGCGTCCATGATCATTCTTTTATAAGCGGTATTATCGATGACATTCGCTGAAATATGCAAAGCTTGTATCATCGCGATGCCGCCCGACAATAAAGTGCTCAAATTTTCCGCGAATTGAGTGATATAAATTTTCTTGTAAAGTCCGCCGAACACCGGCAGTTTTATTTTTATTTCATCCCATACTTCATTGCCTTTTTGATATTTAAACCAGTATCTTACGAACCAAGCGATTCCCGCCGCCGCTATCAATAAGAGCAACCAATAATTTATCAGCGCGTCGCTCACGGCGATCAAAATTTTGGTGATAAACGGCAACTCTTTGCCGCTTTCCTCGAACATTACGGTAATTTTTGGAACGATATAAACCATAAACACTATTCCCACCAAGCCGAAAACCGTCACAATAACAGCCGGATAAATAAGCGCGCCTTTTACTTTTGATTCCAATTCCGCTTCTTTTTCCAAATGATCCGCGAGATACACAAGCATTCCTTCCAAGTCTCCCGAAGCCTCGCCGGATTTAATCAAATTGATGTAGAATAAAGAAAAAGTATCCGAGTAGCGGCCAAGCGCGGCGGAAAACGTCATCCCCGCTTCCACGCTTGAAGCTATTTCATAGATCATTTCCTTGAACACTTTGTTCTCGCTCTGGTCTACGATCGCCCGAAGAGCTTGCACCAGAGAAACCTTGGCTTCGATCAATATCGCCATCTGCCTGGAAAATATAGCCAAATCTTTTTTCTTAATTTTGTAATAGAAAGAAAAATATTTCTCCGCGAACGAAGTAGTCGCGCTATCGGAAGATTTAATTGAAATAACCACCAAATTATGGCGCTGTAAAAATTCTATCGCCGCTTTTTCATCGGACGAGTCTACCACTCCCGCTTGAATTTCGCCGTCTTGCGTTCTTGCTTCGTAATTAAATTGCATAGGTTTATTATAATTAAAAACTTACTTTTGCAGCAACATTCTTAGATCTGAAGTATTTAAGGAATAAATTTCAGCGTTTTCCAGAGAAATTATGCGGCTTTTGACCAAACCGGCCAAAGATTTATTCAGCGACACCATGCCGGCATCCGCGCCCGTATCGATAACCAGATCCAGCTGATGGGATTTTCCTTCCCGGATCAAGTTCCTAACCGCGGGATTGGCGATCAATATCTCCAAGGCCGGCACGCGGCCGGAATCGATCCTTGGAATCAGCCTCTGGGAAACGATCCCCAGCAAACTTCCGGACAATTGCATTTTTATCTGATTTTGCTGGCCGGCGGGAAAACTGTCTATGATGCGATCTATCGTTTGCGAAGCATTATTGGTATGCAAAGTGGCAAATACCAAGTGCCCGGTCTCGGCGGCGGTGATCGCGGTGGCCATAGTTTCCGGATCGCGCATTTCGCCCACCATAATAATATCGGGATCTTGCCTGAAAGTCGCCCTTAAAGCGGAGCTGAAAGACATGGCATCGTGATAAACTTCGCGCTGATTGATAATACAGCGATCCGGCTTGAACAGATATTCGATCGGATCTTCAATGGTTATGATATGGCTATTTCGGTTTTGATTGATGTAATCGATAAGAGCGGCCATGGTGGTCGTCTTGCCGTGTCCCGACGGACCGACGATCAAAACAAACCCCTGGGAAGGCCTGGTCAGATCCAAAAGCATAGACGGCAAATCCAATTCTTCAATCGTCCTGATTTTCGCGGGAATCAATCTCAAAGCGGCGGCCAAATATCCTTTTTCATAAAACACATTGATCCTGAATCTCGCCTTATCGTCGAAATTATAAGAAAAATCAACTTCTTTTTCCTTCTCAAGAATCTCTTTTTGCCTATCGGAAAGCATACAGTAGATCAAATCTTTGATGCTGGCGGGATTTAAAATTTTTCCCGGCATATATGGCACAAGATCCCCGTCTATTCTCAGCGTGGGATAACGGCCTACCGCCAAATGCAAATCACTGGCGCCCTGCTCCGAAACAGCCGACAGCAAATTTTTTAAATTAATGGTTGATACACTTGATAAAACCATGATAATAATTAATGATTTAAGATTTAAGATTTAAGAAAAAACTCCAACTCGTTCATAAATCGTAAATCATAATTCATAAATCTTGCAAATTATCCTTCATCGTCTTTTGATACTTCAAAAACCTCTTCCACCATCACGTCCCCTCTTACCGCTTTGATAATTCCTGATTGCCGGATAGTGATCATATCTTGGCGCTTCGACTCTTTTATAACCGCCTCCTGCGAAAGGCCGTCCGTAATTATTTTTGCCAATTCTTTCGTCATTTCCAGCATTTCATAAAGGCCGATCCTTCCTTTGGTTCCTTTATTCTGGCAGCGCTTGCAGCCGACTCCGCGGGAAAGCTTGATGGGGCGCTTGTCAATAAAACTGCCGATCTCTTTTCTCCGCGCGGCGCTAAGCTGAGAAATTTCTTTTAAAATCCTGGTTTCCACTTCCGCCGAAGGAGCGTATTCTTCCTTGCAATATTTGCAAATTTTTTTTACCAGCCTTTGCGCCACTGCGATATTCACAGAAGATGCCAATAAAAACGGCTCTACGCCCATATCTATCAAGCGCGGTATCACGCCTATCACGTTATTCGTATGGATAGTGGACAGAACCAAATGCCCGGTCAAGGCGGCATGAACCACCAGTTCCGCTGTTTCTTTGTCTCTTATTTCACCGACCGAGATCACATCGGGATCCTGACGCATGATCGAACGGAGCCCGGAAGCGAAAGTATAGCCGATTTCCGGCCTTATCTGGCTTTGATTGATGCCGTTAATATAATATT encodes the following:
- a CDS encoding type IV pilus twitching motility protein PilT, whose product is MVLSSVSTINLKNLLSAVSEQGASDLHLAVGRYPTLRIDGDLVPYMPGKILNPASIKDLIYCMLSDRQKEILEKEKEVDFSYNFDDKARFRINVFYEKGYLAAALRLIPAKIRTIEELDLPSMLLDLTRPSQGFVLIVGPSGHGKTTTMAALIDYINQNRNSHIITIEDPIEYLFKPDRCIINQREVYHDAMSFSSALRATFRQDPDIIMVGEMRDPETMATAITAAETGHLVFATLHTNNASQTIDRIIDSFPAGQQNQIKMQLSGSLLGIVSQRLIPRIDSGRVPALEILIANPAVRNLIREGKSHQLDLVIDTGADAGMVSLNKSLAGLVKSRIISLENAEIYSLNTSDLRMLLQK
- a CDS encoding type II secretion system F family protein, with product MQFNYEARTQDGEIQAGVVDSSDEKAAIEFLQRHNLVVISIKSSDSATTSFAEKYFSFYYKIKKKDLAIFSRQMAILIEAKVSLVQALRAIVDQSENKVFKEMIYEIASSVEAGMTFSAALGRYSDTFSLFYINLIKSGEASGDLEGMLVYLADHLEKEAELESKVKGALIYPAVIVTVFGLVGIVFMVYIVPKITVMFEESGKELPFITKILIAVSDALINYWLLLLIAAAGIAWFVRYWFKYQKGNEVWDEIKIKLPVFGGLYKKIYITQFAENLSTLLSGGIAMIQALHISANVIDNTAYKRMIMDAVKKVKTGETISSVFKKNEKLVPPMVVTMMRIGEKTGKLDVVLKKIAYFYGKDVNGVVENISSLIEPMIILALGVAAAILVAAILLPIYDIAGA